Part of the Elusimicrobiota bacterium genome is shown below.
CAATCTGCACTTTCCGCGCTTAATAATTCGGAGTACCAGGCACTCATTCCGTCATTTCGGATCAGGGTAAAGATATTTGATCGAATAATGGAATCACTTTACAACTTGAGGTTCTTGCTACTAACTAGATCATTTATTCTCTCGGCCACTGAGGTATCAGATCTCTATCACTTTCCCTATACCAGTACGACTAAGACTGAGGATTTGCTCAAGCAACACAGTAAAGAATTGCCCGCTCCATTATCACTTAAGCAGAAACAAGAAAGTGATTTGTACTTTGGGACAAATACCTATGGTGGCACTGAGACTAAAATAGGGTTAACCGCTGACGAAAGACGGCGCCATGTGTATATTCTTGGAGCTACCGGTACAGGAAAGTCCACGATGTTGCTATCGATGATTAAGCAAGATATTGATCACAACAAAGGCTTGTCGGTGATCGACCCGCACGGTGATCTGATTGAGCAGATATTGTCTGTAATACCTCGCGAGAGGATCAAGGATGTAGTCTACTTTAATCCAGATGACATTAGCTATCCTATGGGTATCAATCTTCTTGAACTAACTCCAGGGTTAAATCCTGAAGATGCTATCAGAGAAAAAGAATTTATAGCAGAAAGTATTATCTCGGTCTTCCATAAAATATACACAGATAAATACTCTGGTCCGCGAATGGAATACATCTTGAGAAATACTATCCATACCGCCTTTACCGTCCCAGATGCTACCTTGTTTACGGTTTACAAACTACTCATTAACACGAGCTACCGAAAATCTGTTACCAAAAACCTGACAGATGAGAATCTTAACGATTTCTGGAAGTTTGAATTTGCCAAAGCGGGTGATTATCAAAAAGTGAAAATGATTTCTCCTATAACCAATAAGATCGGTCGTTTCCTGTTTTCACCGACAGCCAAGCGAATACTTGAGCAGGGTAAGTCAACCGTAAACTTCGATACCATTATGAATGAAGGGAAAATACTCTTATGCAATCTCTCAAAAGGCAAGATTGGAGAGGATAACTCAAGTGTTTTTGGAGTTTTAATCATGGCAAAGATTCAGTTGGCCGCCTTAAAGAGAGCGAGGATGAAGCAGGAAGAAAGAAAGGATTTCTTCTTGTATGTTGATGAGTTCCAAAACTTTGCTACCCCAGCGTTTGCCCAAATCCTCTCAGAGGCGCGAAAATATCGACTTGGCGCTATCTTGGCTCACCAAACCACCTCACAACTTGAAGATGTTTCACTCGTAAATATCACTCTGGCCAATACGGGCACAGTAATTTGCTTTAGAACCGCTAACCCTGAGGATGAACGGATGATCTTGCCACAATTCAGGCCATATATCGAACAGGGTGAAATCGCGAGCCTTCCCTCATATCACTTTTACATGAGGCTTGGAGCACTTAACCCAGAAGAACCATTTTCAGGTGTTACTGATCCAGTACAAATCGAATACAGTCAGAATAGGGTTAATGAGGTTGTTGAATCGTCGAGAAAATTGTATGCCAAGTTCTACACTCCAGATAAACAAATACCAGTCAAAAAAACTACTAATCAAGCTACACAAAAGATCTATTCTACAGTGCCATAACTTTACCTACCGGTAGGAAAATATGATTTTTAGTTTAGCCCGATAAATAGACCTTTTTAACTTTTACTTTTACCCCTTATTCCTTATATATAAGGGAGAGGAATGATACAATCATTCCAGATTCTGCTCTACACATACTATGGACAATCAAAAACTATCCGCTCTACAACTCAACATTCTTCACTATCTCTATCGCTTTCGCTTCTTAACCAGTCTACAACTTCAAAAACTACTTATTCACAAAACTATCCGCCTGACTAACTACCACTTACAACTACTCACTTCAAAAAATTACATTGGCAAACATTACACACGATCACTAGGCTTAGCTAATCTCCCAGCAGTCTATTATCTAACGTCAGGAAGTATCCAGATATTAGAACAACAAGATAATATCGATAAACGAGCCTTGAAACGAATCTACAGAGAAAAAATCAGATCTCAACAATTTATCGCTCATACCTCATTTTTAGCAGAGTACTTCTTACATCTAAGCCAAGAATCAGAAAAAACCAAGCACACACTCCATTTCTTTACCAAAACAGATCTACTGGCACACCCCTACATGCCTCACCCATTACCCGATGCCTATTTTGCTCGGGTAGATATTGCTGGCAATACAAAAAGATACTTTGTTGAAGTAGTTGAAGATAGCTCGCCTCGGTTTGCCTTGCGCAAGCGAGTCCAAGAGTACTGTGATTATATCGATGACGGAAAATTTGAGGAGGCGACTAACCATCCATTTCCGGCCATACTTTTTATCTGTCCTGGATACGGCAGCATGATCTACCTAAAGAAACATATAGCCCGTATTTATGAAGAAACCTCTCTTGATCAAATAGAGATTTATATTGCTACCAAAGAGCAAGCTTTTGCTGGTAGTTGGGAAAAGATTGAGACAGAAGATGAGTAGCCAGATATTATTCAGACATTAAATAGTTTGATTATTTCGCTTCGTGCAATAATCGACAAATACCCAGTATAATAAATTCATGAATCTTGGTCCTTTTGCAGAAATTGGTGTGCTCATAGGTATTGCTGCTCTTGTGTCGCTAGTAATGCGCTTTCTCCGCCAACCTCTGATTGTCGGCCATATTATTACGGGTATTCTTGTTGGCCGCTATGCTCTTGGTCTCTTTCAAAATATTCATACGCTAGAGTTATTTAGTCACCTAGGAATAGCCTTCCTATTATTTAGTGTTGGACTTAACCTTAACCCACGAATGCTCAAGCAATATGGCATGGCGTCAGTAATGAATACTTTTGGCCAAGTTGTCTTAACTGGTGGTGCAGGCGTAGCTGTGTGTATGTTACTTGGATACGGATGGATCACTTCACTATATGTAGGTATTGCAATATCTTTCTCAAGTACGGTTATTGTTTTGAAACTTTTGGCTGATAAAGGCGATTTAGACAAGCTATATGTAAAAATATCCATAGGCTCGTTACTATTGCAGGATCTCATTGCAATTATCTTGCTTTTTGCCATTCCAATTGTGACTGGCTCATCTGGTATTGGAAGCAATCTACTCGTTACCCTGGCACTAGGTCTAGCTACTGGAGTGGGTGTATTTGCCTTTGCCAACTATGTCATCCGCTATTTACATCCCTATCTTACACGCTCCCAAGAACTGTTATTTTTATTTGCAAACGCTTGGGCTATTGGCATTGCGATTCTTTTCCAAAATATTGGTTTTTCACTTGAGGGCGGAGCGCTTATAGCTGGGGTCGCATTATCAACTTTACCAAGCAGTCATGAAATAAGTGCGCGTCTTACACCCTTGCGGGATTTTTTCATCGTCTCATTTTTTATACTTTTGGGAACGAGGTTAGTTGTTAGTGATTTTGACGGTATTTTGATCCCCGCAATTATATTATCCCTTTTCGTTTTGATTATTAATCCTCTTATCCAGCTCGTTGTGATGGGTGTTCTTGGGTATCGCAAAAAGACTAGCTTTCAGACTGGAATGATGGCAGCCCAGATAAGTGAATTCTCGCTCATTCTCATTGGAGTTGGAGTTTCTCTTAATCAAGTTTCTTCGTACGTGCTGTCCACTGTGACCTTAGTTGGAATTATTACAATTTTTATCTCAACATACCTGATTTTTTATTCTGATAAACTCTATCGTTATATATCCCCTTATTTAGATATTTTTGAAAAGAAACAAATTCGAGAGCGAGCTATAAAATTAGACAGATACTCAGTTATTTTAATCGGGGGTGGGAGGGTAAGTTATGACTTTATCGAACACTTCAAAAAAGAAAATATTAAATTTCTGGCAATAGATCATGATCCAGAAACTATTCAACAACTGACGAAACAAGGTATAGCCTGCGAATATGGTGATGCCAGCGACCCTGATTTTTTGGAAGATATGAAACTAAGAGACGCTGATTTTGTTATTTCAACCAGTCCTGAACTTGAGACTAATCATATTGTTTTGTCGGTAGCAAAGAGAAAGGATAAAGCACCGTTGGTTTGGGTGGTTGCCCATAGTATTAGTAATGCGCTTGAGCTGTACAAGGCAAAGGCTGATTATGTAATTTTGCCGCATTTCTTAGGTGGAAAATATGCCGCCTCATTGTTTAAGCGTCACACCAACGGAAGCGTTGAACTCGAAGATGTGCGAGAGAAACAGATAGAACTATTACAGGATCGTGAAGCTGCCGGCCATGAGCATCCCCAAATAGAACGATTGAGATAGTCAACTATTCACTCCGTCCAAGAAATCTAGTTAGTTCCTCGCGTCCTTCTTCTGTTTGTCTAAACTCATTAAACAGTCGAGCCCCTTTATCACTTAATAGTGGGATAAACTCGGGTAAGTCGTTAAGCGGGACTTTGCGAAATTCCTGCAATCGTAAATCTACTGTGTAACCTTTAAAAACTGGTAATCTTCTAATCATATATTTTCCTTTCTTGGATACCCATCCGCGGGGTTGGGGCCCCGCGGTGGATACAATATTTATAATTTTGCACTGGGCATAACTTCGCTGATTCTCTTCTCGTCAAAATACAAATCTCTCTCAATCCCTAATCCAAAGTTGCCGTGATAGCTTTCGAGTTCATCTAGAGAGAAAGAGCCCCATTCGTCGTTCCAATCCCCAAAGATGGAAACGAACCCGAAAAACTCTCTCGATGCTGGATCGTACTCGGTGGCATACCATGTACCCGCGCCTGTTGGGTTAAAGAATTTCGCAACCACAACAGGATCACTACTGTCTTCCTGTCTGCCTAGCTTGGCGAACCTTTCTAGTAGTCCTTTTGTAAGTAGTTTCATAATTTCTCACCTCCTTTTTGGCTTATTCCCGAAATTAATAGTTGGGAAGTATGGCCATACTTCCCATACCAGGGGAACCCTCAAGCAGGGTGAAATTTTGCAAGGGCAAACGAAGTGCAGTTTATTGGAGGCGAAGCCGGAAACCCTTGCAAAAAGAGGGGTAAGACCCCTTCTTACTGTGTTGTGATATAACTAATTTGTGCCTAAAACGAAGCTTATAAAAGTTAATACAGAGTTTGTCCAAAAATGGGCTGGTGTTCTTGAATCAACTTTTGATGAACATGGAATGCTGACAAAGGTAATGGAGGTAAATCTTCAGGATAAAAGTGTTGAATATAGACTCAGCATTGTCGCTGGACTCAAGTTGAAATATATTATTGAGCTTGAACCCGATATCGCGTTAGCAATGGCTTCACCCACAGGGCATGTAAAGATTGAAGCTCCGATACCTGGAACCCAATATATAGGCATTACTGTTCCAAAACCTAAAGAGGCCGAACCCGTTAAGGAACAGAGGCTTAAAGTTGTTCATCTGACAAAAGAAGTCAAAGTTCCAGAATATTCGTTTATTGAAGTAACTCGTGACCTATTTACACTATTGTTTAGAACAATCGGAAAATATAGCTATATCTTGGCTGAGAAAACACAAAAAATCGGACAGAAGCAATAGAAAAATTACTTGTCTAGAATGACCTTTATATCGGTCTTCTCCAAATCTAAATGTTCAGCTAATTTAACGACAATATCACGCTTGAGATTGGTGTTCGTATTATTTTCATAAAAATATGAGGTTTCATTTATCGCATTAGGTGTCCTGAGTTCGCTTGAATCTGATGTTATATATCGGTGCAAAAAGTCGTCACTTGTTACATAGTCATAGAGTTTGTCATCTAAAATGAATAGTTTAGTAAGTATTGTCCCAAGCACAGCTGCCCAACTATTACACTCTGTAACTTCACCTAGTATTGAAACGCCTTTAACTTTCGATCCCGTTAGATCCTTATCATCATAGAACGAGAGCTCGGTTTCATTCACAACGGGAACAAAGTTAGTCTTTGGGAGTGGCCAAATCTTTTCAATTTGGTCATACCACCATGATTCACGTTCCTCTAGCGCTACAATATCCCATTTTTCTTTATTCTTAACATATTGATTAATCAGGAGAGGGCTCTCATTGAATCCGTTTTCTGTCGTCTTTTTGATCTCAAAATCGTTGTTTGAGTACTTTGAGTTATATCCGGTTAACGTCAGGTTTGGCAGAGTATGTAAATATTGCTGATGGATTTGTTCGTAATTGTCACCTAAAGACTCAATCCACGCTTTATTCAATGTTTGAGGCATGACATGTTCAATCGTGAGCTGAATCTCTTGCTTAGCGATTTGCTTGAGGAGAGTAGATTCTTTGGACTGGTCGTCTACGGAACTAAGAACAAAATATATATAGTAATTTCGCTGACTGTACATCGGATTGTTTTTAATAGCACTCCTGATCTCAGCTTCTTTGGGTATGCGTAGTCCACCAGTTTTATCAGTCAAAATGTATCCAAGAATTTCGGAATATTTTTGGTTGGGATATTCAGATAGATATTTCTCTATATCTTTATGGATTGAGGAGAATAAATTGTTTACGCCAGTTGTTGGGATATTACAAATAATTCTTCTCGTTAGATATGTTTCTACACACTCAAAAACCTTATAGAGCTCTGTGTTATCTAATTTTCCGTGGGTGTATTCATCCAAGACCCTCATCAAGAAAGGGAATGGTGTTTCAAGTTTCAAGTAATTGAGCCTAAATCCC
Proteins encoded:
- the kefC gene encoding Glutathione-regulated potassium-efflux system protein KefC, whose protein sequence is MNLGPFAEIGVLIGIAALVSLVMRFLRQPLIVGHIITGILVGRYALGLFQNIHTLELFSHLGIAFLLFSVGLNLNPRMLKQYGMASVMNTFGQVVLTGGAGVAVCMLLGYGWITSLYVGIAISFSSTVIVLKLLADKGDLDKLYVKISIGSLLLQDLIAIILLFAIPIVTGSSGIGSNLLVTLALGLATGVGVFAFANYVIRYLHPYLTRSQELLFLFANAWAIGIAILFQNIGFSLEGGALIAGVALSTLPSSHEISARLTPLRDFFIVSFFILLGTRLVVSDFDGILIPAIILSLFVLIINPLIQLVVMGVLGYRKKTSFQTGMMAAQISEFSLILIGVGVSLNQVSSYVLSTVTLVGIITIFISTYLIFYSDKLYRYISPYLDIFEKKQIRERAIKLDRYSVILIGGGRVSYDFIEHFKKENIKFLAIDHDPETIQQLTKQGIACEYGDASDPDFLEDMKLRDADFVISTSPELETNHIVLSVAKRKDKAPLVWVVAHSISNALELYKAKADYVILPHFLGGKYAASLFKRHTNGSVELEDVREKQIELLQDREAAGHEHPQIERLR